Proteins from a genomic interval of Caldicellulosiruptor diazotrophicus:
- a CDS encoding YIP1 family protein codes for MTKCPYCGRELQECEVCTCQTNQTMVSQTTGNQVTSGEALNDTQNTAKASEDVKSESIEQTVNTAEEKKKESTNTLTLNDVINSAVRYCYLTIKFAWAFLKNPFVFISKVIQNNDYKVGVLFATLTFVFVSIQNLVLAGRGIKLVEDFIGISGLLYSYSSFKTFLYNFIILFLLYLLYCGTLKLAFMIIKESVDFKAILGAVGVSLIPIVWVVLLNLLLQFIAIWLVILLGIFGIITNTILNFWSIRTLSQNKDTTALYITATTYIVCIIVVAIVMFALANGMASSGGVGTTSFSSNSIIGTWSDDKDTITFNSDGTFKANYYWLGGNWEINGNKLYLTGILTGKEGYYYKVEGNKLILEPIPGSGRGKYEFYRVR; via the coding sequence ATGACAAAGTGTCCATACTGTGGTAGAGAACTTCAGGAATGTGAGGTTTGCACTTGCCAAACAAATCAAACGATGGTGAGTCAGACAACTGGCAATCAAGTTACAAGCGGTGAAGCATTGAACGATACTCAAAATACTGCGAAAGCTAGTGAGGATGTTAAAAGCGAAAGTATTGAGCAGACTGTAAATACCGCTGAAGAAAAGAAAAAGGAATCTACTAATACTTTAACCCTAAATGATGTAATTAACTCAGCAGTTCGATATTGTTATCTTACAATAAAGTTTGCTTGGGCATTTTTGAAAAATCCATTTGTTTTTATTTCAAAGGTTATACAGAATAATGATTACAAAGTAGGTGTTTTGTTTGCTACTCTTACTTTTGTATTTGTTTCTATTCAAAATCTTGTTTTAGCGGGGAGGGGTATAAAGTTAGTTGAAGATTTTATCGGAATATCAGGGCTTTTGTATTCTTATTCATCCTTTAAAACCTTTTTGTACAACTTCATAATTTTGTTTCTTTTGTATCTTCTATATTGCGGTACTCTCAAGTTAGCGTTTATGATAATTAAAGAAAGTGTAGATTTTAAAGCTATATTAGGTGCGGTTGGAGTAAGCCTTATTCCAATTGTATGGGTAGTATTATTAAATCTGTTATTGCAGTTTATTGCTATATGGCTTGTAATTTTATTAGGTATTTTTGGTATTATCACAAATACAATTCTTAACTTTTGGTCAATTAGGACTTTATCACAAAATAAAGATACTACAGCGCTTTACATCACTGCGACAACGTATATCGTATGCATTATTGTTGTAGCAATAGTCATGTTTGCCTTAGCTAATGGAATGGCAAGCTCAGGAGGAGTTGGTACGACAAGTTTTAGTTCAAATAGCATTATTGGTACCTGGTCAGATGATAAAGATACTATTACGTTCAACTCAGATGGAACATTTAAGGCTAATTATTATTGGTTAGGTGGAAATTGGGAGATAAATGGGAATAAGTTATATCTTACAGGAATATTAACTGGAAAAGAAGGGTATTATTACAAAGTTGAGGGCAATAAATTGATATTGGAGCCTATTCCTGGTTCGGGTAGGGGTAAGTATGAGTTTTACAGGGTTAGATAA
- a CDS encoding NPCBM/NEW2 domain-containing protein, whose protein sequence is MKKHISVFITIFAVIFCFVAVASSPTNYKTMYEKLLKDYNSLKTQYDKLKKENANLQAKVNELSKKVSTSPVYEYQRDIILNGVTLKYKVPFLNYKGMRFVHLDSILYCFYNKNIAPWKIDDNKKALVIGPNLTPNGGIFLTDLPLSDYYSIDFNPVSNSNEVTILGATKGKNIVWRAYNTQWWDENDSRRYTFVQYKLNGDYKKLNLTLGLDDDTDVGASGVFRIYLDGEKKYESPIAKGEKTKNVSLEVVGGNTLKIEFYINQHYRNLQAFPVVVDAVLYK, encoded by the coding sequence ATGAAAAAGCACATCTCAGTATTTATAACCATATTTGCTGTTATCTTTTGTTTTGTTGCAGTTGCGTCATCTCCAACAAATTATAAGACAATGTACGAAAAACTTTTGAAAGATTACAATTCTCTAAAAACTCAATATGACAAGCTAAAAAAAGAAAATGCTAATCTTCAAGCAAAGGTGAATGAACTTAGCAAAAAGGTATCGACAAGCCCAGTTTATGAGTATCAAAGAGATATTATCCTAAATGGAGTAACACTCAAATACAAAGTTCCATTTTTAAACTATAAAGGGATGAGATTTGTTCATCTTGACTCTATTCTTTACTGTTTCTACAATAAAAATATTGCACCTTGGAAAATTGATGACAACAAAAAAGCATTGGTTATTGGACCTAATTTAACACCAAATGGAGGCATCTTTTTGACTGATTTGCCATTAAGCGACTATTATTCAATAGACTTTAATCCAGTTTCTAATTCAAATGAGGTCACAATATTAGGCGCAACAAAGGGCAAAAATATTGTGTGGCGAGCATATAACACACAATGGTGGGATGAAAATGATAGTAGAAGATATACTTTTGTTCAATATAAACTCAATGGAGATTATAAAAAGTTAAATCTAACCCTTGGGCTTGACGATGATACAGATGTCGGGGCAAGTGGTGTCTTCAGAATCTATTTAGATGGTGAAAAGAAATATGAAAGCCCAATTGCAAAGGGTGAAAAAACTAAAAATGTATCATTAGAAGTTGTAGGAGGAAATACGTTAAAAATTGAATTTTATATAAATCAACACTATAGAAATCTTCAAGCCTTTCCTGTCGTTGTTGATGCAGTATTATATAAATAA
- a CDS encoding zinc ribbon domain-containing protein, with translation MLYCPKCGATIENGKKVCIQCGESLKSKILSNLQRTKKEFFLEKYFEGQTKEFRVPSLKFKFDRKLLPWLCGIVGFLVFLILFVTIGKSIYSPQRVVNEFKEAVKNKDTKMLSQILVHETGEQISQDNLKAFLELCQTKPEYINGVFKALDEAIQSISNSSSDKKNRSLTDILSDLFSTQDYSNDFLLKPTGKGLIFFTKYKIAAKNYFLKVKCDTKDAKIYLNGKNIASVSDPSQEISIGPLIAGIYKVKAEYKGPYCTLEKIDEEEIYSTDFSNYNQYTAELYLYPRYVEVNSDFEDAEIVLNGKPTGVLVKDASKFGPVSDGSEFNAKIKLPWGEVKTTSVKLGSWSNSITIPNTLSNDDTNNSTFEKVASVINDFEKSYRTAMTSQDPNKFLHISDELKQTFSNRIQELKDYEQKFTGKVTKTEFNFGTLQLFKDEEGKITLKVTAKIYYKDAVYYKDDSPPQDIPEKVTAQVYTLVWDENTKNFIIVGIEAPWFYNWPEDGKIKEYKLDEGSV, from the coding sequence TTGCTTTACTGTCCCAAGTGTGGTGCTACAATTGAAAATGGGAAGAAAGTATGTATTCAGTGTGGAGAGAGCTTAAAGTCAAAGATTTTGAGTAATTTGCAAAGGACAAAGAAAGAGTTCTTCTTAGAGAAATACTTTGAGGGCCAAACAAAAGAATTTAGAGTTCCAAGCTTAAAATTTAAATTTGACAGAAAACTTTTGCCTTGGCTTTGCGGAATTGTAGGTTTCCTAGTGTTCTTAATATTGTTTGTAACGATTGGAAAGTCAATATATTCTCCCCAAAGGGTTGTGAATGAATTCAAGGAAGCTGTTAAAAATAAAGACACAAAAATGCTTTCCCAAATACTTGTTCATGAAACAGGTGAACAAATTTCACAAGATAATCTAAAAGCTTTCTTAGAGTTGTGTCAGACAAAGCCTGAATACATAAACGGTGTTTTCAAAGCGTTAGATGAAGCAATTCAATCAATTTCAAATTCATCCTCAGATAAAAAGAATAGATCTCTAACTGATATTTTATCTGATCTTTTCTCAACTCAAGATTATTCAAATGATTTTCTCTTAAAACCTACAGGCAAAGGCTTGATCTTCTTCACGAAATATAAGATTGCAGCAAAAAATTACTTTTTAAAAGTGAAGTGTGATACAAAGGACGCAAAAATATACTTGAATGGTAAAAACATTGCTTCAGTTTCAGATCCATCTCAGGAAATTTCAATAGGTCCATTGATTGCTGGGATATACAAGGTTAAAGCTGAATATAAAGGTCCGTATTGTACATTAGAAAAGATTGATGAAGAAGAAATTTACAGTACAGATTTTAGTAACTATAACCAATACACAGCTGAACTATATCTTTATCCGCGCTATGTAGAGGTAAACTCAGATTTTGAAGATGCAGAGATAGTTTTGAACGGTAAGCCAACTGGTGTTTTGGTAAAAGATGCGTCTAAATTTGGACCTGTAAGTGACGGAAGTGAATTTAATGCAAAAATAAAACTTCCATGGGGTGAAGTGAAAACAACTTCTGTAAAACTTGGCAGCTGGTCAAATAGCATTACAATTCCAAATACACTTTCAAACGATGATACTAATAATTCGACCTTCGAAAAGGTTGCTTCTGTTATTAATGATTTTGAAAAGTCTTACAGAACTGCTATGACATCTCAGGATCCGAATAAGTTTTTGCACATTTCTGATGAATTAAAACAAACATTTTCAAATAGAATTCAGGAACTAAAAGATTATGAACAAAAATTTACAGGTAAAGTTACAAAAACAGAGTTTAATTTTGGAACATTACAATTGTTTAAAGATGAAGAGGGAAAAATAACATTAAAAGTTACTGCAAAAATTTACTATAAAGATGCAGTATATTACAAGGACGATTCTCCACCACAAGATATTCCTGAAAAAGTAACTGCACAGGTTTACACGCTTGTATGGGATGAAAATACAAAGAACTTTATTATTGTTGGAATAGAGGCTCCATGGTTTTATAATTGGCCGGAAGATGGCAAGATTAAAGAATACAAACTAGATGAAGGGAGTGTGTGA